A genomic window from Halorubrum lacusprofundi ATCC 49239 includes:
- a CDS encoding MTH1187 family thiamine-binding protein, whose translation MTAIALLSVAPVIEGSMSGEVAKAVAALDDFDVSYETNPMGTVIEADDAETLFAAAAAAHDAVDGDRVSTVLKIDDKRTEDTTAARKVEAVEEHLGREAKRER comes from the coding sequence ATGACCGCCATCGCGCTGTTGAGTGTCGCACCGGTGATCGAGGGGAGTATGTCCGGCGAGGTCGCGAAGGCCGTCGCCGCGCTCGACGACTTCGACGTGAGCTACGAGACGAACCCGATGGGAACCGTGATCGAGGCCGACGACGCCGAGACGCTGTTCGCGGCGGCCGCGGCCGCTCACGACGCCGTCGACGGCGACCGCGTCTCCACGGTCTTAAAAATCGACGACAAGCGGACCGAGGACACGACCGCCGCGCGGAAGGTCGAGGCCGTCGAAGAACACCTCGGTCGGGAGGCGAAGCGGGAGCGCTGA